Proteins encoded in a region of the Photobacterium profundum SS9 genome:
- a CDS encoding FAD-dependent 2-octaprenylphenol hydroxylase, with protein sequence MMQSVDVAIIGGGMVGLTLAAALAETELRVAVIEGQLPDPELALLPDVRVSALSRASERILRRVGAWQGIESRRFSPYNRMEVWEQDSFAKIQFDAERLSQPDLGHIVENRVIQLALLDRIKQLNNVTLMAPERCQNIAFGESEAWLTMESGKSLTAKLVVGADGANSWVRRQLDIPLTHWDYGHSAIVANIRCAEPHDKTARQIFRPQGPLAFLPLAESDLCSIVWSVAPDEAEQLCGLSDSEFNKSLTAAFDNRLGLCKVEGQRQAFPLKMRYARDFVRERVALVGDAAHTIHPLAGQGVNLGLLDAASLAQELKALWQKEQDIGQKSNLRHYERWRKAEAAKMITTMQGFRDLFDGSNPAKKLVRDLGMLFADKAPGVKDEFMRRALGLSGELPDLAKR encoded by the coding sequence ATGATGCAGAGTGTTGATGTTGCCATTATTGGTGGTGGTATGGTGGGTTTAACTCTTGCAGCTGCATTAGCTGAAACGGAATTGCGTGTTGCTGTTATTGAAGGACAATTACCTGATCCTGAATTGGCTTTATTGCCGGATGTACGTGTGTCAGCCTTAAGCCGTGCGAGTGAGCGTATTTTACGACGAGTAGGGGCTTGGCAAGGTATTGAGTCTCGCCGATTCAGTCCATATAACCGAATGGAAGTATGGGAGCAAGATAGCTTTGCCAAGATTCAATTTGATGCCGAAAGGTTATCACAACCTGATTTAGGTCATATCGTTGAAAACCGCGTTATTCAACTTGCATTACTCGATCGCATTAAGCAGCTTAATAATGTGACCTTAATGGCCCCAGAGCGATGCCAAAACATTGCTTTTGGTGAAAGCGAAGCATGGTTAACGATGGAGTCGGGCAAGAGCTTAACGGCAAAATTAGTGGTGGGTGCTGATGGCGCGAACTCATGGGTGCGTCGTCAATTAGATATCCCATTAACGCATTGGGATTATGGGCACAGTGCCATTGTTGCCAATATTCGCTGTGCTGAACCCCATGATAAAACAGCCCGCCAAATTTTCCGTCCGCAAGGACCATTAGCTTTCTTACCGCTTGCTGAAAGCGATTTGTGTTCTATCGTATGGTCGGTAGCACCAGATGAAGCAGAACAGCTGTGTGGGTTGTCTGATAGCGAATTTAATAAATCACTGACAGCGGCATTTGATAACCGTTTAGGCTTATGTAAGGTTGAAGGGCAGCGTCAAGCATTCCCATTAAAGATGCGATATGCCCGTGATTTTGTGCGTGAACGTGTTGCATTAGTCGGCGATGCTGCTCATACGATCCACCCCTTAGCGGGTCAGGGAGTTAACCTTGGTTTGTTAGATGCCGCGAGCCTAGCGCAAGAGCTAAAAGCGTTATGGCAGAAAGAACAAGATATTGGTCAGAAGAGCAATCTGCGTCATTATGAGCGTTGGCGTAAAGCAGAAGCCGCGAAGATGATCACTACCATGCAGGGCTTCCGTGATTTATTTGACGGCAGTAATCCGGCTAAGAAACTAGTGCGTGATTTAGGCATGTTATTTGCCGATAAAGCGCCGGGTGTGAAAGATGAATTTATGCGCCGTGCTTTAGGCTTATCGGGTGAATTACCGGATCTTGCTAAACGCTAA
- the ubiH gene encoding 2-octaprenyl-6-methoxyphenyl hydroxylase → MKQYDVVIAGGAMAGATLAIALNKLISERDVKRQLRVAVVEAVAPNVDQHPGYDARSIAVSFGSSRLLSKVGIWSMLSSVATPIAHIHVSDRGHAGIVRLDAEEQAIDALGYVIELADAGRLFHQQLNDLDNVALYCPDSIIDISRTQQNVTLCLDSGEQIQTQLLVTADGALSSCCELLGIGRHEHDFEQVAIIANITTAQAHQGRAFERFTPYGPVALLPMSEGRSSLVWCIKPEYQSTVMSWDDARFLAELQSTFGWRLGELVKTGKRVAYPLLLRQSEALTSHRVAVVGNAAQTLHPIAGQGFNLGLRDVMTLAEEVVNSFERNEDVGEAALLSRYRQRRLPDRQATVLMTAGLVSVFANDSFPLVAGRNTGLMAMNIFDTLKAPLLRRAMGQVER, encoded by the coding sequence GTGAAGCAGTATGATGTAGTGATTGCTGGTGGGGCAATGGCGGGGGCGACACTTGCCATTGCACTGAACAAGCTTATTAGCGAACGAGACGTTAAACGTCAATTACGTGTCGCTGTGGTTGAGGCTGTTGCGCCGAATGTAGACCAACATCCGGGATATGATGCGCGCAGTATTGCGGTGTCATTCGGCTCGAGCCGCTTACTGAGTAAAGTTGGTATTTGGTCGATGCTGTCGTCGGTTGCTACGCCTATCGCTCACATTCACGTTTCTGATCGTGGTCATGCCGGTATTGTTCGACTAGATGCAGAAGAGCAAGCGATTGATGCTCTGGGTTATGTTATTGAATTAGCAGATGCTGGAAGGTTATTTCACCAACAGTTAAATGATTTAGATAACGTAGCGCTATATTGCCCTGATTCGATCATTGATATTTCACGTACTCAGCAAAATGTTACGCTTTGTCTGGATTCCGGCGAGCAGATCCAAACGCAATTGTTAGTGACTGCTGATGGCGCACTCTCGAGTTGCTGTGAGCTATTAGGAATAGGACGGCATGAGCATGACTTTGAACAAGTCGCAATTATTGCCAACATTACCACAGCACAAGCACACCAAGGTCGGGCTTTTGAGCGTTTTACGCCGTATGGTCCCGTGGCGTTATTGCCGATGTCGGAAGGGCGGAGCTCATTGGTGTGGTGCATTAAACCTGAGTACCAATCAACGGTGATGAGCTGGGATGACGCTCGCTTTTTAGCTGAATTGCAAAGCACCTTTGGTTGGCGTTTGGGGGAATTAGTGAAAACAGGTAAGCGTGTTGCTTACCCGTTATTACTTCGTCAGTCTGAAGCGTTAACGTCTCACCGTGTGGCTGTGGTGGGTAATGCCGCACAGACATTACATCCGATTGCAGGGCAAGGCTTTAATTTAGGTCTGCGTGATGTTATGACATTAGCTGAAGAAGTGGTGAATAGCTTCGAACGCAACGAAGATGTTGGTGAGGCGGCATTATTAAGCCGTTATCGACAGCGTCGGCTGCCTGATCGTCAAGCAACTGTGTTGATGACGGCTGGGTTAGTGAGTGTGTTTGCGAATGATAGTTTTCCTCTTGTTGCTGGTCGAAACACGGGGCTTATGGCTATGAATATTTTTGATACGTTAAAAGCACCGCTGTTAAGGCGTGCAATGGGACAGGTAGAGCGATGA
- a CDS encoding YecA family protein — MNEVKLPSFEAIESELKTHGFSVSPSELHGLLTGMISGGLNVEDDNWLGPVADYANEGKPLLDGAKGVVRTVFDAATAELSGMAHTVFTSTASELTNSIFNFTLLIPDENSDLVDRAEALTEWVSSFISGLGLMGLDKTQFSAEVNEVLAELQEIALLGIDEDEELAEQAEFFEQVLEHVPMCVLTCLVELGERPSSVELPTVAGTPEDIAQKEQDDKPTVH, encoded by the coding sequence ATGAACGAAGTGAAGTTACCCAGCTTTGAAGCGATTGAAAGTGAATTAAAGACACACGGTTTTTCTGTGTCACCATCAGAACTTCATGGTTTGCTGACGGGAATGATTTCTGGCGGTTTAAACGTAGAAGACGATAACTGGTTAGGCCCTGTTGCTGATTATGCCAATGAAGGTAAGCCTTTACTTGATGGTGCTAAAGGCGTTGTACGTACTGTATTTGATGCAGCGACAGCTGAACTTAGTGGTATGGCACACACGGTATTTACCTCTACAGCATCTGAATTAACGAACAGCATTTTCAACTTCACTTTATTGATCCCTGATGAGAATTCTGATCTGGTTGATCGCGCTGAAGCCCTAACAGAATGGGTGAGCAGTTTTATTTCTGGTTTAGGTTTAATGGGGTTAGATAAAACGCAGTTCTCAGCTGAAGTAAATGAAGTACTGGCAGAGTTACAAGAAATTGCTTTGTTAGGCATTGATGAAGATGAAGAGTTAGCTGAGCAAGCCGAATTTTTCGAGCAAGTACTTGAACATGTACCTATGTGTGTTTTGACCTGTTTAGTTGAGTTAGGTGAACGCCCAAGCTCTGTTGAACTGCCAACGGTTGCTGGTACACCTGAAGATATCGCTCAAAAAGAACAAGATGACAAACCGACAGTGCATTAA
- the zapA gene encoding cell division protein ZapA: MSTQAVEIEVLGRKLKVNCPAGQEDALREAAADFDQRLKDMSERTKVTNTEQLLMFAGLNVCNEMHSERKEHKGKASNFSNKINLLTETLDKALQNQPKR, encoded by the coding sequence ATGAGTACTCAGGCAGTTGAAATTGAAGTTTTGGGCCGAAAGTTAAAGGTTAACTGTCCAGCAGGTCAGGAAGATGCATTGCGTGAAGCAGCAGCAGATTTTGACCAGCGGCTAAAAGATATGTCTGAGCGCACTAAAGTGACAAATACCGAGCAACTTTTAATGTTTGCCGGGTTGAATGTGTGTAATGAAATGCATTCAGAAAGAAAGGAACACAAAGGTAAAGCTTCTAATTTTTCGAATAAAATCAACCTATTAACAGAAACTTTAGATAAAGCTTTGCAAAATCAACCAAAGCGTTGA
- a CDS encoding 5-formyltetrahydrofolate cyclo-ligase codes for MSSLVQQSTSPRQQIRQQIRQARRALSKDEQHTASQQLLSQFKQLPYVSSAQHIALYLANDGEIDTLPLIQWLWQQQKSVYLPILHPFSQGHLLFLHYTAQTRMTTNKYKIKEPVLDVRLVKPVPVLDIIFTPLVAFDKTGQRLGMGGGYYDRTLSSWHSHKTGPRPIGLAHDCQQVNSLPHEAWDVPLPNIITPSGLLNW; via the coding sequence ATGAGTTCACTTGTTCAGCAATCAACATCACCCCGACAGCAGATACGCCAACAAATTCGACAAGCTCGCCGTGCATTATCAAAAGATGAGCAGCACACTGCAAGCCAACAGCTTTTGTCGCAATTCAAACAATTGCCTTACGTATCGTCAGCACAACACATCGCTTTATATCTAGCTAACGACGGCGAAATAGATACGCTCCCGTTAATACAGTGGTTATGGCAACAACAAAAATCCGTCTACTTACCGATACTCCACCCTTTCAGCCAAGGGCATTTATTGTTTTTGCATTACACAGCTCAAACCCGCATGACGACGAATAAATACAAGATTAAAGAGCCCGTGCTCGATGTCCGCCTTGTAAAGCCAGTTCCTGTACTTGATATTATTTTTACCCCTTTGGTCGCATTCGATAAAACAGGCCAACGACTTGGCATGGGCGGAGGATATTATGATCGTACACTTTCTTCTTGGCATAGCCACAAAACGGGACCTCGCCCTATCGGCTTGGCACACGATTGCCAACAGGTAAATAGCCTGCCTCATGAAGCATGGGATGTCCCCTTACCTAACATCATTACGCCATCGGGTCTTTTAAATTGGTAA
- the rpiA gene encoding ribose-5-phosphate isomerase RpiA, with amino-acid sequence MTQDEMKKAAGWAALEYVTKGSIVGVGTGSTVNHFIDALETRKEEIKGAVSSSVASTERLEKLGIPVFEANEVAGLDIYVDGADEINAEYDMIKGGGAALTREKIVAAISDKFICIVDDTKQVDVLGQFPLPVEVIPMARSFIGRELVKLGGDPEYREGVVTDNGNIIIDVHNMAITDAKDMEKKINALPGVVTVGLFAARGADVLLVGAPEGVRKFEK; translated from the coding sequence ATGACACAAGATGAAATGAAGAAAGCTGCTGGCTGGGCTGCACTGGAATACGTGACTAAAGGTAGCATTGTGGGTGTGGGTACAGGCTCAACTGTCAATCACTTCATCGATGCACTAGAAACACGTAAAGAAGAAATTAAAGGTGCTGTTTCAAGTTCTGTTGCTTCTACTGAACGTCTAGAAAAACTGGGCATTCCTGTATTTGAAGCAAACGAAGTCGCTGGGTTAGATATCTATGTCGATGGCGCTGATGAAATCAACGCTGAATACGACATGATCAAAGGTGGCGGTGCCGCTTTAACGCGTGAAAAAATCGTAGCCGCTATTTCTGATAAGTTCATTTGTATTGTTGATGACACCAAACAAGTTGATGTTTTAGGTCAGTTCCCATTACCGGTTGAAGTCATCCCAATGGCACGTTCTTTCATCGGTCGCGAACTTGTTAAGCTTGGCGGTGATCCTGAATACCGTGAAGGTGTGGTTACTGATAACGGTAATATCATCATTGATGTGCACAACATGGCTATCACTGATGCAAAAGACATGGAAAAGAAAATCAATGCCCTACCTGGCGTTGTGACTGTGGGTCTATTTGCTGCCCGTGGCGCTGATGTTCTATTGGTCGGTGCACCTGAAGGCGTAAGAAAATTCGAGAAATAA